The genomic interval TCAGCGCCGGCCGTCGATGGAGCGGTTCCGGGCGGCGTTCGACGGCTCACGACCACCGTCGGCCATCGCCGTCCCAGCAGTCCCGTCCGTGTCCCTCGTCGCTCCGCCGTCACGCTCGCCGTCGGCCTCGCGAACCTCGAAGGTCGACACCTGCTCGCGGAGGTCGTCGGCGAGCGTCGAGACGTGCTGGACGTTGTTCGACACGCTCGAGAGCGACGCGGTCTGCTCTTCGGTCGCCGCCGAGACGTTGCTCGCCTCCGCGGCCGTCTCTTCGCTGACGCTGGCGACCTCGTTGACCACGGAGACGACCTCCTCGGCGGTGACGGCCTGGTCGTCGGTCGCGTCACTGATCTCCCGGATGCCGTCCTCGGCCTCGCCGACGGCCGTCGCGATCTCGTCGAACATGTCGATGGCCTCCCCGATGGTCTGGGAGCCCCTGTCGACGCGCTCGTTCATCTCCTGGATGCCGTCGACGGTCTCGGTCGTCGTCGCCTGCACCTCCTCGATGCGGCGCTCTATCTGTCCGGTCGCCTCGCCCGCCTCCTCGGCGAGGCTCTTGATCTCGCTCGCGACGACCGCGAACCCCTCGCCGGCCTCGCCGGCGCGGGCGGCCTCGATGGAGGCGTTGAGCGCCAGCAGGTTCGTCTGCTCGGCGATATCGGTGATCATCTCGACGATCTCCCCGATCTGTTCGACCTCCTCGTCGAGGGACTGCACCTTCGACGTGGCGCGGTCGGCCTGCGACTCGATGGCGTGGATCTCCTCGGTCGCCTCGGCGGCGTACTCGCGACCGGTCTCTCCCTGCTCGGCGGCCGTCGAGGCCGTCGCCGCGACCTCCTCGGTCGAGGCGGCGATCTCCTCGACCGTCGCGGCCATGTCGTTCATCTCGTTGGACACCTGGTGGAGGTTCTCGGACTGCTCCTCTGCACCCTGCGATATCTCGACGACGGAGCCCGCGACCTCCTCGCTCGCGGTCTCTATCTCCTCGGTACTCGCGGCGGCGTCCTGACTCGACCCGGCCACCTCGTCGGCGACCTCCTGCACCGCGTGGATGCTGGCACTCAACTGCTGGATACTCTCGTCGAGGTTCGTCATCACCGTGCCGTACGTGCCGGGGTGGTCCGTGTCGAGGCGCTGGTCGAGGCGGCCCTGCTTCAGGGCCTCGCTCGCGGCGGATATCTGCTCGAAGCTGGCCGACAGCCGAGCGGTTCCCGTCGCGAGGTCGGCGAGCACGGCACCGTACTGACCGGGTCGGTCGGTGTCAACGTCGTCGTTCAGGCGACCGGACTGGAGGTCGTCGCTGACGCTCCGAATCTCCGCGAAGCTTCCGTTGAGCTGTTCGATTCCGGCGTCGAGGTTCGTCATCACGGCACCGTACTGACCGGGTCGGTCGGTGTCCACGTCGTCGTCGAGACGACCGGCCTGCAGGTCGTCGCTCACGGCCGTGATGTCGGCGAAGCTCCCCCGGAGCTGGCCGACGCCGTCGTCGAGGTTCGTCATGACCGCACCGTACGTGCCGGGGTGGTTCGTGTCGAACGACTGGTCGAACTCGCCCTCCTTGAGACCGCGGCTCACGCCGTCGAGGTCCGTGAACACCGCTCGCAGGTTCCCCTGCATCCGGTTGAACGCGTCGACCATCCGGCCGATCTCGTCGTCCTCGACGTGGTCGTCGAGTTCGGTGTCGAGCGACCCCTCGCTCGCGGCGACCGCAGCCTCCGAGAGCTGTTCGATGGGCGTCGTGATGCGTCGGGCGACGAAGAGCCCGATTCCGAGCGCGGCCACGAACGACGCGATGGAGATGCCGACGACCAGCAGTTCGGTCAGCTGTGCGTTCGCGTCGGCGGCCGCCGTCTGTTCCTCGAGGTCCGTGCCCGCCGACTCCTCGATGGAGTGGGCTCGCTCCTCGATACCGGCCTGGACGCCCTCCATCTCGTCGGCCTTCTCGGCGGCCAGGTCGGCGTTACCCGCCTGCTTCGCCTCGAAGAACTCCGTCGCGAGCGTGGCGTACTCCGTCTGCAGGGAGCGAATCTCGGCGAGGTCCGCAGCCTGCGCGTCGCTCAGGTGGGTCCCCTCCAGCGCCGTGGCTCTGCTCTCGAACTGTTCGCTGGCCGTCTCGAAGTCGGCTTCGGCTCCCGAATCGCCGAGCTCTGCGGCCTGTACCGCCTCGTGTTGGCCCTTCGTCGCGACAATGAGCTCCGCGGCGTGGTCCATCTTCTTCCCGTCTTCGGCCACCCTGTGAACCTCCCCGTCGATGGTGGTGACACCGTAGTAGCCGACGACACCCGTCAAACCGGTCAACAGCGCGATGAGGACGAACGCGAGTATCAGCTTCGGCTTGAGGTCGTACCTGTCGATCGTAATCCGCTCTAGCATTACTGTAACCGCGGATTAGTTCCTCGACGTATAACCGCATCTTCCCAAAAATCAAAACAAATATGCACGTCTATCCGATTATTTATGATACATTTCCGGTTATTGGATTATCAACCCGCCTCATAAGCGAGGTGGGCGAACAGTAGGCCCCTCTTGCCGTTCTCGCCGGCCGACTACGCCGGCCGCGCCACCACCGCGAGGTGGTCCTCGTGGTAGGGGTCGAGCGGGGTCGTCTCCAGCACGTCGTACCCCTCCAGGGCGTCGAGGGCGGCGTCAAACACGTCCCCGGGGTCGGCGGTCACGTCCTCCGAGCGAGCCTTCACGACCGCCAGGAGGCGGCCGTCCTCCCGGAGGAACCGTCGGTTGCGGTTCGCCACCTCCGCCTGCCCGCGGGTCGCCACGTCCTGTACCAGCACGTCGACCGGTTCGACGACGTGAGCGTAGGTCTCTGGCTTGCGAGCGTCCTTGAGCAGCGGGAAGAGGTTCTCGCGCGCCTCTGCGACCGGGAGCAGGTCGCGGGTCGGGCGCGGCGCGAACTCGACGGCGTAGGTCGGCCCGGCGAAGTCGGCGACGTGGCTGACCGTCGTCCCGGACGCCGCACCGAGGTAGAGCACCGACTCGCCGCCCGAGAGACCGGTGTCCATCCCCAGTGCGAGCATCGCACCGAGTTTCGACCGGCCGGCGTCCCAGACGCGCCACTCGCCCTCGGTCGGTTCGCCGTAGACGGGGTCGCCGCGCGTCGCGAGACGCTCCCGACCGTCGAACTGGCGACGCTCGACGCCGTCGGGGAGGTCGGGAGTCATCCGTCCTCACCCGACTCGCTGGACGCGCCGTCGGCGTCCGGGGCGCCGTCCTCGGGGTTGTCGTCGCGTTCGCCGGGAGCGGGGTCACCGGTCCGGGCGCGAATCGTCGCGATGCGGTCGTCGAGCTGGTCCTGCAGTTCGGGGCGCAGGTCACCCGAGTAGTGGTCGACGCGGGCGGCGATGGAGAGCTTCCCGGCGAGGGCGCGCGCCGCCGACCCGCGCTCGTCGGGGTCGGTGTTCCGGACGTAGTCGTGGACGTAGATGACGCCGTGTTTCGGGGAGGTGGCGCGACCCCGGAGGTGGGCGAACAGCGCGTCCTCCGCGCCGAGCACCTGCACCGTCCCGGAGGGCTTCTTCGCCAGCGACTCCAGTCCCCCCGCGAGCGCGACGAGGCGAGCGGCCAGCACCGGC from Halomarina salina carries:
- a CDS encoding methyl-accepting chemotaxis protein, translating into MLERITIDRYDLKPKLILAFVLIALLTGLTGVVGYYGVTTIDGEVHRVAEDGKKMDHAAELIVATKGQHEAVQAAELGDSGAEADFETASEQFESRATALEGTHLSDAQAADLAEIRSLQTEYATLATEFFEAKQAGNADLAAEKADEMEGVQAGIEERAHSIEESAGTDLEEQTAAADANAQLTELLVVGISIASFVAALGIGLFVARRITTPIEQLSEAAVAASEGSLDTELDDHVEDDEIGRMVDAFNRMQGNLRAVFTDLDGVSRGLKEGEFDQSFDTNHPGTYGAVMTNLDDGVGQLRGSFADITAVSDDLQAGRLDDDVDTDRPGQYGAVMTNLDAGIEQLNGSFAEIRSVSDDLQSGRLNDDVDTDRPGQYGAVLADLATGTARLSASFEQISAASEALKQGRLDQRLDTDHPGTYGTVMTNLDESIQQLSASIHAVQEVADEVAGSSQDAAASTEEIETASEEVAGSVVEISQGAEEQSENLHQVSNEMNDMAATVEEIAASTEEVAATASTAAEQGETGREYAAEATEEIHAIESQADRATSKVQSLDEEVEQIGEIVEMITDIAEQTNLLALNASIEAARAGEAGEGFAVVASEIKSLAEEAGEATGQIERRIEEVQATTTETVDGIQEMNERVDRGSQTIGEAIDMFDEIATAVGEAEDGIREISDATDDQAVTAEEVVSVVNEVASVSEETAAEASNVSAATEEQTASLSSVSNNVQHVSTLADDLREQVSTFEVREADGERDGGATRDTDGTAGTAMADGGREPSNAARNRSIDGRR
- a CDS encoding fibrillarin-like rRNA/tRNA 2'-O-methyltransferase, encoding MTPDLPDGVERRQFDGRERLATRGDPVYGEPTEGEWRVWDAGRSKLGAMLALGMDTGLSGGESVLYLGAASGTTVSHVADFAGPTYAVEFAPRPTRDLLPVAEARENLFPLLKDARKPETYAHVVEPVDVLVQDVATRGQAEVANRNRRFLREDGRLLAVVKARSEDVTADPGDVFDAALDALEGYDVLETTPLDPYHEDHLAVVARPA